From a region of the Eulemur rufifrons isolate Redbay chromosome 7, OSU_ERuf_1, whole genome shotgun sequence genome:
- the SMIM27 gene encoding small integral membrane protein 27, with protein MKPVSRRTLDWIYSVLLLSIVLLSWGYVIYASTVAARRLLRKEYPNKIFGMNENL; from the exons ATGAAGCCAGTGAGTCGCCGCACCCTGGACTGGATTTATTCAGTG ttgctgCTCTCGATCGTCTTACTCTCTTGGGGTTACGTCATCTATGCATCAACAGTCGCTGCAAGACGACTGCTAAGGAAAGAATACCCAAACAAAATCTTCGGAATGAATGAAAATTTGTAA